AGGATTTGTGCGCGATCCGTTTTGCGATGGGGCAGATGGCGTGGTTATTGCTTCGGTAGAAGCCGCGGCAGAGATTTTGTGTGACTTGGGGGTCAATGTGGAGGAAATGCAATTTCCCGAAGCGCGGGAAGAGTTAGACGAAGAGCTCGAGGGCCGCGGCAGTGCGATGATTATGTGCGTGGAGGGGTATGCATGCCATGGAGATTTGATTACCCGGCGGGGTGAGATGATGGATCCGCGCATTCGCGCGCGGATTGCACATGGCGCGTCTTTTTCTGCGCCAGATTATGCGGCGGTTTTACAAAAGCGCGAGGCGTTGCGAATCTCTGCCCGTGAGACCCTGCGAGATGTGGATGCGGTGATTTGTCCGACGATGTTGACGGTTGCACCGCGTATCGCAGATGTGGATGCTGCGCCCGTCAGGTTGACAACGCGGCTGGTCAATTTTTTGGGTTTATGCGCGGTGTCGGTTCCGTGTGGGTGGTCTGATGAAGCTTTGCCTATTGGCTTGCAGATTATTGGCAAACCTTATGACGAGGCTCGAATTTTGCGCCTGGCTTATGCTTATGAGCAGGCGGTAGGTTCGCGGTTGGCTCCCGACTTTATTCAGGTATAAATTCCGTAGTGAAGATCAGGTTGAGATCGACTTTTTGGTCGATCATGCCCAGGCTGTGGAGGATGTCCTGTGTTTGTTGCCACTTTGCTTCCGTTTGGGCACCCAGGCCCTGTTGTTGTGTGTCGGCGCTCTGCAATAGGGGAATCAGATATTTGAAATTGGCGCGATTGAAGGCTTCATCGCTTTCGGGGCGTGCGGCCATGTAGGCTGCTACCGCATCTTCGGGATGATCGACGGCGTGTTGCCATCCGCGCAGGCTCGCCCGCAAAAAGCGTTTGACCAGATCGGGATTTTCTTTGAGAAAAGACTCGTTGGCAATGATATTGGTGCTATATACATCGATGCCGTAATCCGATAGGGCAAGGCGATTGACCGCGTGGCCCTGAAGTTCGACTGTGACGGGTTGGTCTTCGGTATATCCGAGCATGGCATCGACTTGACCTGCGAGGAGTGGTGCCGGGCTGGCTTCACTCATGCCCATGAGCTGTATGTCTTCTTCAGAGATATTCTGGTGGCGCAAGAAAGCTTGAAATTCGCGGTGTTTCGTGCCGCCGACATTGACGCCAATGCTTTTGCCGATCAGGTCCTGTGGTGTTGTGATATTTTTTTCTACGAGCGAATAAACGACCACCGGGGTTTGCTGATTGATTACGGCGAGCGATACAATGG
The Gemmatimonadota bacterium DNA segment above includes these coding regions:
- a CDS encoding ABC transporter substrate-binding protein, translating into MKKIVIALALALFTLSCTSTDKTQVQFILDWKAQMEHAGFFVAKQKGFYEQEGLEVEILEGSGAPTAARVVGNGTYKLGVASGSATVMSRARNIPIVSLAVINQQTPVVVYSLVEKNITTPQDLIGKSIGVNVGGTKHREFQAFLRHQNISEEDIQLMGMSEASPAPLLAGQVDAMLGYTEDQPVTVELQGHAVNRLALSDYGIDVYSTNIIANESFLKENPDLVKRFLRASLRGWQHAVDHPEDAVAAYMAARPESDEAFNRANFKYLIPLLQSADTQQQGLGAQTEAKWQQTQDILHSLGMIDQKVDLNLIFTTEFIPE